DNA sequence from the Fimbriimonadaceae bacterium genome:
CCCCCCCCCCCCCCCCCCGTATTTCCACCGTGTTTTTTGCAAGATGCAGATTTCGGAATGGATCTTGTCTGAAAGAAAAACGTTCGTAATTCTAAGGACTGCCCTCCCATGATTCACGCATTTATCGCATTAGTTTCTATACAGTCGGCGGACGTGACCTACAAAGTCATGGACGTCGAGACGCGCACCGTTCGTGTCGCCCGATACGGTACGCAACGTTCCGACACTCTCACGCTTGAGCGAAATGGTCAGACGATTACGATCAAGCTAACGAACATGACTGAGCGCTTTCAGGGTCGCCGAAACACCTTCTCCGTGGGGGATTCGGTGAGCTATGATCGAGAGCTCAAGAGCGGTATGGTGATTGACCGCAATTCGCTTCGCAAGAGTTAGCGGTTAGCAAAGCGCTAACAGCAGACAGTTATCGGCGATCTTTGCAATTCGTCGCTGGTGACTGCAAAAAATAGAAGAGGCTGATGGAGATTCCGTCAGCCTCTTTGTTTTGGTGAGATCGGATTTCTGATTGAAGTTAGAACCTAAATCCGTATCCAACCCAAACAACGTATTGCGCCTTCGCGCCCTTTAGATTAGGCTGTCCGTAGCTAGCGGTGAACGAGAATCCTTCAGGCAAGAACTTGATCGGGCCACTAACTCCGACCCATGACGAGCCATCACGCCCGGTGACGTGGTCCGCCATGATCGAATAGTCCTTGAAGATCGGGAAATCGACACCGAACATTCCGCGGCTATCGCCATCTTGCATCCACCCGAGATGGATGTTCGCGCAGCCTACGTCGGCGCGGCCCACAAGATAGGATTGCGAGTAGGGCTTGCTGACGGCCATGTATCCACCAGAGAGGGCATATTTGCCGTTGTCTGAATCGAAAAGTTTAATCTTCATGTGAAGGCTGGTGCCGCCGTCGAAATCGTTCTCCCAGCCACATTCCACGCGATCGGCAAAGCCAAAGTTTCCAGCGTTGAAGCTTGGCCAGCGCCTGATGCCGCGCTCTCCGGTGGCAAACCATTCGAGGGAGCACTCTCGATGCCCGAGCATATCGGCAATGGGCATCAGGTTCAGCCCTGTGGGACCCGCAAGGGTCGATGAGGCAGCACACATCAGTCCGCCTAAAACAAAGAATCTCATCCGCATTTGTGTTCTCCAGCTAAGGGCGCACCCTTGAGTGCGGATTTCAACTACGGCCTGCCCCAGCTTCGCCAAGCCCGAGACACGACAAATCATCCGCTTCTTGCTAAGTCATAGATTCCATGTCAGGAGCCGGGGTCTCCAGGTATTTCTTGCAGGTGAAGCAGTCACCGAGAATTCTTCGTGGGCTCGGGGCAATAATGGGTTGGGAGATTCAATGAACTTATCGAACGAAAAGCTGACACTGTTAGGATCGAAATACTCTGGCTATTTGGAGGGTTCGCTTGTCGATGACCTGATGTCGGACTTCGGTATCAACTTCGCGGCGGGGCATTGGTGTGCGGGGGAGTTCTTCGACCGCTTTTGCACTGTCGGCTACAACAGCAACGACCCCAGTTTCGTCGATGGTATTGTTCATCAGATTGAGCGGGTGGCCAAGGCCAGTATCAAGGGAATTGAGTTTCACGAAGTCGTGTTTTTGGATAAGGCGGGGCAGCCGGATCGAGCCCAAATCGACGCGGTTCGGGGGGCGCTGACGAAGTATGGCGTGGTCCCTACGAACATGAACATGAACACCTGGACGAACCCGAAATTTAAGTTCGGGGGCGTCACCCACCCCGATGCCGGCATTCGCAAAGAGGCTTTGGCGCAGATCCACACGGGCGTCGAATTGGCGAAAGAGATTGGCTGTGTGAGTTGCAATCTTTGGCCAGGATCGGACGGTTGGGATTACCACTTTGAGGTGGATTACGGTCAGCGGCTGCGGTGGTACATCGATGCGAATACCGAGATCGCCGAGCATTGCGACCGCCTTGGGCTGAAGTTCGGCAACGAATCCAAGCAGAAGGAGCCCCGCGAGGGCAACATGATCATCAATACCGTCGCCAAGGCGGCCTGTGTGGCGGTCGAAGTGAACCGCAACCTTGGCAAGACGGTGATGGGTGTGGTGATCGACTACGGGCACGAGCAGATGGTTGGCAACACCCCTGCCGATTCGCTTTATCTGCTCAAGACTCTTAATGTCCCCATCGCCAACTTTCACATCAACGGTGCAAAGTTCAACAGCAACGACGAGGACCGTATTGCGGGCACCGACGATATTTGGCGGCTCGTGGAGTTCTGCTATGCCGCCATCGACACCGGATACGACGGCTGGTTTGGAGAGGATCAGTTCACGTATCGGACCGAGCAAGTGGAGTCGATGATCCTCTCACGCGAGTTCTTTGCGAACTGTATGAAGAAGGCGTTGATGATCTATGCAAAGCGGCCGGACTTGGTTGCCGCACAGAACACGGGCGACGCGGGCCGGGTGATCCAGGTTGTGAAGAAGATTATCTATAACGGGTGAGTCGTGAGTCGTGAGTAGTGAGTCGGGAGTGGTGCTTGAGACTGTACGGCGATCATTCTTGAATGCGGGCAAGGCAAAACGCTCGTTCAGTTCAGATAACGGTCAGTACCCTTACAAAGTGAAGCAGAGCTCTAATCCCAGAGCCTCGCTGAGCCGTCACGCGGTCCCATTTCATTCCAGCTGCGGTCATCGATGTATTTCCAAACGATGATAGCGATTCCAGGGATCGTGACGAGAAGCAACCAGGGCGAGACAAGGAAACTGAGCAAGAGGGCGACAACGATGAGCCCGATACCCATTTCGTATCGGCCTGTTCCGAGCCAACAAAGGAATTCAAAGAAGGCGAAAATCTCCACGCTTAAGCAACTTCTACGCAGGTTCGGAGCTCGGGTTGCGTGGACCCGTCTAAGGGTTGATGCAGGGATCACTTGACTCGAATTGAACCCAGACGCTGCCTTTCCTGACCTCTGTCCCAAGTTTTTGGTCGCACATTTAGGAAGACCGTCGTATACTGTGTGCATGGCTTCGCCCGTAAAGATTGATCCGGAGATTCTCGCAGGTACCCCGGTCTTCTGGGACACGAAGGTACCGGTTCAAGCGTTGCTTGCCTATATTGAAGGTGGGGAAACGCTGGATGAGTTTTTGGTGGACTTCCCGTCGGTTAGCCGTGAAACGGCGATCACGTTTTTAGAATCCGCCAAAGCAGCGCTCGTCGAGAAGAGCTTGCAACTGGCTTGATTTTCTGTTACCTGTCTGTTCCTTGTGATATCTGAAGTCGGATATCCCAGTCTCCGGTAACAACTGCCACGGGGCTTTACCTATTTTCCTATGATCATTGCTGAAACGCACCGTCTTATCATTCGGCCCTGGACGCTTGACGATACTGCTGATGCTTATGAGGTGTACCGGCATGATGAGGTTACTCGCTGGCTCAACGCACAACCTATGGCAAGCATCGAAGCTCAGCGAGAGGCTTTGCAAACTCGGATTCACCTGTTTAAGGAGACCTACAACTGGGAATACGGCTTCTATGCCCTTGAATTGAAGAGCACTCAGAGGGTGATCGGCGCGGCGATCTTGAAGCCCTTGCCCGACGATGAGCGGGTCGAAATAGGGTGGCATCTCGGCCCCGAGCACTGGGGCAAAGGCTACGCTACGGAATCGGCGCGGGCGCTGCTTGCGTATGGTTTCGTGAAGCGAGACCTCAAAACAATCTACGCGATCACTCTTCCCGAGAATACACGCTCGCAAGCGGTTTGTCGGCGACTGGGAATGGAGGACATCGGACTCACCGAACGTTATCACGGTCTGGTGTTGAAGCTCTATTCTCTAACGCGGGAAGATTGGGATGCGGATACGCGGTCAAGCCTGCCGAACGAATTTTATCAGCCCATGTAGGGCGATGGGAATCTATGCCGCACATTCACCTTATGACCAGCGCGAACCTTGTGGAGAACGTCGATGTACCAGATATTCTGCGGTATCTCGTTGAAACGTTGTGTGGGCAGGACACGATTCAATCGGCCTCGGTCAAGGCTTATCACAGCATGTTTACCGCTTGGGAGATGGGTGAAGGAGCCGCGCATGGCTTCGCCCATTGTCAGGTCAGCATCTTGGCGGGGAGACCAGAGTCGACAAAAACTGCGATTGCAGACGCGATGTGGGCCACGCTTCGGGACGCGTTTGCACACTCGGTTGAAGGGCAAGAGGCCAACCTAACGCTTGAGGTTAGGGAGATGGAGATGCGAACATATCGGAAGTGAGCGACAGGTTGTGAGTGGTGAGTCGCTAGGCACGATTGCATGGTCTGAAATCGCTCTCAACCTCTTTCAGGAATCTTCAGAGATCGCATCACTTGATCCCAGTTCATCACCCATCGCGAAACACGACTCACTCCCATCAACTTTCCCCTAATTTTTACGGGCACATAACCGAAACCTAAAGTGATGGTCGAGCTTTTGTGTCGCCTGCTGGGAGCGTGGTTTCTCGCTGGCTTGTCTTATGCGTACGAAGTACCTCCTTTCGAGGGCGCTTGGAAGACGCTATTGTTCTTCGGCGCGTATTCGATTTTCGGGTATCTGCTTGAGCGTCGCAAGTTCAAAAACGCAGGCGTAGCCGGGATTTTCGCCGTTGCCGATGCCTTCTGCATAGCGCATCTTCTTGGCGTTGCCGGATACCTCGATCAGGCCGGCTTTCTCGTTTTAGCTCCACTTGTTTATGCGGCGGCTAAGTACGGCTCGCTTCCCACCGCAATGGCGCCGCTTTGTGCGGGCAGCCTGCTGCTGATGGACAACATTTTTCGCAACGCAAAAGCCCCCACTCCCATGCTGCTTGTGCAGGTGATTGGTGTGATGGCGGTCGGGGTGATGGCGAATCATCGGCGGATCATCGTTACGACGACCCGGCAGCTTATCCAAGAGGAGATTCAGCCACTTGCCGGAATTGAGCCTGAAGCGTACATGGAACTGCGCGAAAGCTTCCGGAAGCTACGCGATCTCTATCGTGATCTTGAGTTTAAGAGCCGCCGTGACCGACTTTCGATGCAGCTCTTTGAGGCTTCGCTTGGCGAAGGCGAGAATTTCTTCCGCAATCTTTCTGCCCAGATTCAAGAGACGACCGGGGCTGAGAGCGCGAACATCTATACACTGGCCCAGTTTGCAAACCACCTCGTCGTTCAGGCCTCTGCTGGAGAGGTTCCTGCGACTCTGCAAGATGCCTCGCTTAACGTCAACCTCAAGCAGGCTCCCTCCTCGATTCTCGCCGATGCTGAAGAGGCTCTCTCGGCGATCTCGGAGGAGAACCGCTCCACGTTTGCAAATGTTTTGCTTCGTGATAGCGGACGTGTGATCGGCATGCTCACTCTACGGCACTCCAATGCAGCGCAGCTCGATGAAGCACGGGTTATTGGCAGCGAGATTGAGGCTATCACAGTTAGGCTCATCAAGGACGAACAGGAGCGGCAGGTTGTACGGCGGCGAGTCAAGCAGGCCGAGCTTTTGTACGATATTTCGATCACGGCTGCGGGGGCGGAGACAGCGAATAGCCTCGGTGCGCGCGTTCTGCGCGAGATGGCCCCGATGTTCGATGTCGATCACCTGGGAATCAGTTGGCTTGACGGTGAGGAGGCGATCTTGGCTGCTCAGCACGGAAAGCCTGCTCGTGTGCTGGACATTATGAGTTTTGCGGGAGGACCCGGACTAGCGGGATGGCTGAACACAGAGGCTCCTGAGTTGATCCTCTTTGATACCGGCGACGATGCACGCTGTTCTTCGAAAGAGGCGCTCAAGATGCGCATCGGCAGTTTTGCGCTGATCCCGATCTCCTTTGACGATAAACCCTATGGCTATCTCACCGCCGCGACTCATCGCGTTGGGGGAGTGGACATTAAAGAGGTTGAGTCCTTGCGGATGATCGCAGCAGAGATGGGCCAAGCGCTTGCTCGACTCCTACAGCTTGAGTCGGGCGCTACTGGTATGGCGACACCCGGCGAGTTTCAGCGAATTGTTGCAGCTTCGGGGAACGGTTGCATGGTTTATTTGCAGCCGTTGAAAGTCGAGCAGATGATCGAAACCTTCGGCAAGCCGATGTTTGAGAACGCTCTGCGCACCTATGCACGACGATTGCGAGCGAAGCTCCCTATTGGTGGAGCGGCTTGTCGGCGGGCCGAGGGTGACTTTGTTGTCTTTCTGCGTGACGTGGACGACAAGGCGGCGCGAAGCTGGGCAAATGAAGTGGCGGCAATGGCCTCTTTTATCGGTATCACGCTTCCCGATCATAAAACGCGCGTTCCGCTTGCGATGCGCAGTAAGGTTGCGTTGATCGGTTCGGTGGCAGCGACAACGGACGAATCGGAGCAGTTGATCGCCTAGCGGTCAATGTTCATTCCACGCCTCATCCCTTAAAGGTGATAGCCGGATTCCTCTTCGTCATCGGAAGCGTAAAGCTCAATCCACTCTTCGGGAATCTTGGAGCCGCCTTTTTCCCGAGCCTTCATTGCTTCTTCAAAGGTCATCTGACGGGGGTTCTCCCACTTCAAATCCTTGGAAGCCAGCATATAGTTGAAGTAATCGACATTGTCGCACAGTCCAGCAAACTGCTCCATTCCCGGGCCGTAGGCCGTTGTGATGACGTACTCATTGGTGTGGTTTAGGCAGGTCCACCCGGTCTTTGAGTAGTTTCCGATGACCATTCCCAGTGTTGCGTTCAATCCCCGCATGAAGATTGACCCCCCGAAGGGGGATTTGCCGTCGGTGGCGTCTGCGATCAACTGTGCGTCCTCGGTCGACATTTTCAGACCGAGCTTGCTTTCCATAACATCCTTTACATGCGATGCCTTTGCTTTTGAGCCGAGGGCGGAGCTGAGGGGGCCGTAGCTGCACTTCATGCCAAGCAGGGTACGAAGACCGCCAGTGGAATCGAAGTATTCGTCGCCCGAGCCGTTAAGGTTTATTCCGCCAGTCGCGTGGTCAGCGGTGATGACGACCAGTGTTTCGCCGTCGGCCTGAGCGAATTCTATAGCGACCTTGACGGCTTCTTCAAAGGCGAGTTGATCATAGATCGCACCGGCGAGATCGTTTCCGTGGCACGCATGGTCGATGCGTGCCCCTTCGATCTGAAGCAGAAATCCGTTTGAGCCCCCCTTCAGATTGTCGATGGCGGTCATTGCCATTTCAGCAAGGGTGGGTGTGACGCGGGATATCTCTTCGCTGTTCATGGCATCCACCGAGTACGGGACATGACTGTCGTTAAAGATTCCGAGAATCTTGCCTGCTTTTAGACCCTTAAGCTCGTCGCTTGTCTTGACCACCTTATAGCCCGCAGATGCGTACTTGGCGTACAGGTCCATCTTGTCCTTTCGTTTGGCGGGGTTGAAGAACTTGTCGCCGCCGCCCATGAGAACGTCCAGCTTATTGTCAAGATACAGCTCAGCAATCTTCCCTTCGAGCCCTCGGCTTTCGATGGCGACACCGAATCCAGCCGGAGTCGCGTGGGTGATTGTTGCTGTGGTGACTAAGCCGGTGCGAACGCCTGCCTCGTGCATGATGTCGGCGATGGGTCGCAGCTTGGTGCCGTCCGGATACATGTTGACCTGGGCGTTCCAAATCCTCCTGCCCGACCCCCACGTGGAACTTGCCGCAGAGGAATCGGTGACCAGCGAGCTTAGCGAGCGGGTGTCTTGGAGGCCGTTGACGACGAAATCCTGGCGCATCAACCAGCTCCAATAGCTGGCGCTTCCGTTCATCATTTCCGAAAGTTGGGTTGCCATGGTTGGCACACTCGCAGCCATGCCGTCGGAAACGCAAAAGATGATGTTCTTGGCCTTTTTGCCGGGCCTCTGTGCATGGGCAAGTTTTGGGATGCCTAGGAGGCTTCCGGCGAATCCGGCAGAACCAGCAGCGAGCAGATTTCGGCGTGAAAGTTTCATGGCGTCGCTTTCATTTTACGCTCCTCTGACGCTCTTAAACCGGTGTTAACGAAGTCTTAGCAGAAGTCATGACTTGGCAGACCGTGCCGTTTCGTTACAGGGTTTGATCTTTCGCTCGCTTTCGATTTGACGTCGGATTGAGCCTGCCGCAGGGGTAATCTGCCTGTCATTGACTATACAGTCGAGGCTAACCGTGACATCAAGATTCCCCAAACTTCCCTTTGCGCTCCTTTTGCTGATCTTCGCAACGTTATCGCTCGCTCAGCAAACGACTCGCCCCAAGCCACCTATGGATACTCGGGAGGAGATCTCCAAATTCTTCCCCTACCGCAAAGGTTCCAACACGGCCGAGCGTCTTGCAGGGTACGAGATTCGGATGAAGATGGAGAAAGACTCGTTCTTCTCCAAGTTGATGTGGCGCAACGTCGGGCCGGAGCATCAGAGCGGGCGCGTCCTCGCTATCGCAACACCGCTGAACAAACCGGACGACCTCTATGTAGCGTTCGCTACAGGCGGGTTGTGGCGAACCCGAGATTGGGGTATTAGCTGGGAATCGCTCTTCGATCAAGAGAGCAGCTTTGGTATCGGGCAAATTGCCCTGAGCGCCGATGGTCAGACGATTTGGGTGGGCACGGGAGAGCCCAATAGCCAGCGAACCAGCTATCAAGGCACGGGAGTCTTTAAGAGCACCGACAGCGGCAAGACTTGGCAGCACATGGGGCTTGCCGATACGAATCATATTGGCGCTGTGGTGATGGACCCGAAAAACCCGAACACGGTCTATGTCGCGGCTTTAGGACACCTTTACTCGGCTAACGATGATCGTGGGGTTTTCAAGACGACCGATGGTGGTAAGACTTGGCAGCACGTCCTCAAGATCAACGATTTGACGGGCGTTGCTGAGCTTGTGATGGACCCCACCAATTCAAATGTGCTGTACGCATCGGGATGGGAGCGCGAGCGTCGGGCGTGGGACTTCCGTGATTCTGGCCCGGGCACGGCAGTTTTTAAGTCGGTGGATGCGGGCAAGACCTGGACGAAGCTCACGAACGGCCTTCCGAGTGGTGACCTTGGGCGTATCGGGCTTGCCGTGGCGAAGTCAAAGCCCAACGTCCTTTATGCGTTTGTTGACAACTGGAATGCCGACCCTGACTCGATCTACGAGGACGAATATACGCCCTCGGGCCAGCTGACCCCACGTCGATTTATGCTGCTCGACAAGGATAAGTTTGTGGCTGTCGAAAAGGCCACGATGACGGGATTCTTGCGCAGCACCATGCCGGCAGGAACCGATATCGACAAGGTTATCGCCGATGTCGGCAGTGGGAAGATGACGCTGAGCGATGTGATGGCGGCGATGGAGAAGAGGAACCCCGAGATCTTCACACTGGAGCGCGTCACCCATGAGATTTATCGCTCGGATGACTCGGGCAAGACCTGGAAGCGGACGCACGGATATAAGTTTGGCAATCACGGCGGATACTACTGGGGCAAGATTCGAGTAAATCCGAACGACGAAAATGACCTTGTGACGATGGGCGTGAGCCTGCTTCGATCACGCGATGGCGGCAAGTCGTGGGAGCGGACTGGCTTTGGCCTCCATGCCGACCATCATGAGTTTTTCTATGATCCAAAGGTCAAAGGAAGGCTGCTCTCTGGCAACGACGGTGGTCCCTACATCTCGGGCGATGACGGCAAAACTTGGCGACATCTGAATAACCTCCCGGTTGGGCAGACGACCACGTTAGCCGTGGACATGAAGACCCCTTACAACATCTACGTGGGCCTACAGGACAACGGCACGATCGTTGGGCCGAGCAACTCCCCGATCGGGCGAGGCTCGACAAGCCCGTGGAAGTCCATCGGAGGTGGAGACGGAAGTTGGGTTGCAGTTGATCCCCGTGATAATGGGGACGTCGTTTACATCGCGTCGCAGTTTGGATTTCACTCGCGGCTAAATCAGGCCACGGGCGAGCGTGCTTCGGTGACTCCGCCCGACCGTCCCGGCGAATCTGAG
Encoded proteins:
- a CDS encoding GNAT family N-acetyltransferase, translated to MIIAETHRLIIRPWTLDDTADAYEVYRHDEVTRWLNAQPMASIEAQREALQTRIHLFKETYNWEYGFYALELKSTQRVIGAAILKPLPDDERVEIGWHLGPEHWGKGYATESARALLAYGFVKRDLKTIYAITLPENTRSQAVCRRLGMEDIGLTERYHGLVLKLYSLTREDWDADTRSSLPNEFYQPM
- a CDS encoding TIM barrel protein encodes the protein MNLSNEKLTLLGSKYSGYLEGSLVDDLMSDFGINFAAGHWCAGEFFDRFCTVGYNSNDPSFVDGIVHQIERVAKASIKGIEFHEVVFLDKAGQPDRAQIDAVRGALTKYGVVPTNMNMNTWTNPKFKFGGVTHPDAGIRKEALAQIHTGVELAKEIGCVSCNLWPGSDGWDYHFEVDYGQRLRWYIDANTEIAEHCDRLGLKFGNESKQKEPREGNMIINTVAKAACVAVEVNRNLGKTVMGVVIDYGHEQMVGNTPADSLYLLKTLNVPIANFHINGAKFNSNDEDRIAGTDDIWRLVEFCYAAIDTGYDGWFGEDQFTYRTEQVESMILSREFFANCMKKALMIYAKRPDLVAAQNTGDAGRVIQVVKKIIYNG
- a CDS encoding alkaline phosphatase → MKLSRRNLLAAGSAGFAGSLLGIPKLAHAQRPGKKAKNIIFCVSDGMAASVPTMATQLSEMMNGSASYWSWLMRQDFVVNGLQDTRSLSSLVTDSSAASSTWGSGRRIWNAQVNMYPDGTKLRPIADIMHEAGVRTGLVTTATITHATPAGFGVAIESRGLEGKIAELYLDNKLDVLMGGGDKFFNPAKRKDKMDLYAKYASAGYKVVKTSDELKGLKAGKILGIFNDSHVPYSVDAMNSEEISRVTPTLAEMAMTAIDNLKGGSNGFLLQIEGARIDHACHGNDLAGAIYDQLAFEEAVKVAIEFAQADGETLVVITADHATGGINLNGSGDEYFDSTGGLRTLLGMKCSYGPLSSALGSKAKASHVKDVMESKLGLKMSTEDAQLIADATDGKSPFGGSIFMRGLNATLGMVIGNYSKTGWTCLNHTNEYVITTAYGPGMEQFAGLCDNVDYFNYMLASKDLKWENPRQMTFEEAMKAREKGGSKIPEEWIELYASDDEEESGYHL
- a CDS encoding GAF domain-containing protein; this translates as MVELLCRLLGAWFLAGLSYAYEVPPFEGAWKTLLFFGAYSIFGYLLERRKFKNAGVAGIFAVADAFCIAHLLGVAGYLDQAGFLVLAPLVYAAAKYGSLPTAMAPLCAGSLLLMDNIFRNAKAPTPMLLVQVIGVMAVGVMANHRRIIVTTTRQLIQEEIQPLAGIEPEAYMELRESFRKLRDLYRDLEFKSRRDRLSMQLFEASLGEGENFFRNLSAQIQETTGAESANIYTLAQFANHLVVQASAGEVPATLQDASLNVNLKQAPSSILADAEEALSAISEENRSTFANVLLRDSGRVIGMLTLRHSNAAQLDEARVIGSEIEAITVRLIKDEQERQVVRRRVKQAELLYDISITAAGAETANSLGARVLREMAPMFDVDHLGISWLDGEEAILAAQHGKPARVLDIMSFAGGPGLAGWLNTEAPELILFDTGDDARCSSKEALKMRIGSFALIPISFDDKPYGYLTAATHRVGGVDIKEVESLRMIAAEMGQALARLLQLESGATGMATPGEFQRIVAASGNGCMVYLQPLKVEQMIETFGKPMFENALRTYARRLRAKLPIGGAACRRAEGDFVVFLRDVDDKAARSWANEVAAMASFIGITLPDHKTRVPLAMRSKVALIGSVAATTDESEQLIA
- a CDS encoding DUF433 domain-containing protein, whose translation is MASPVKIDPEILAGTPVFWDTKVPVQALLAYIEGGETLDEFLVDFPSVSRETAITFLESAKAALVEKSLQLA